ATCTGGAACTCGATCCCGCTGATCAGATGCGTACGGATGCGGTGACGCAGAAGGAACGAGCGCAACCGCAGGTATACGGGGAAGCGGCTCCTGAACTCCTGGTGCAGGTCGACCACTTGGGGCGCGGGCTGCGGTGCGGCCTCCGCGATCCCCTGAGCCGAGCGCGCCTTCTGGAGGTCCTGCTCGATGTCCGCTTCGGGGTTGTCGCGGAGGAGGTCCTCCATGAAGGCCAGCTCGGCCTCGTTCTCGGCGCGCCGCGCCTCCTTGACCCGCTCCTTGATCTGCTTGCGCATGGAGTGGCGGATCTTGAAGATCTCCAGGGAGTTGATGTAGCGCAGGGTGTCGAGGCCGACGACGGCCAGGGCGAGCCAGATGTAGAGCTCGTCATCGGTGCGTTCGTACTGGCCCGCCATGAGCGCGACCCCGCACACCATGACGCGGATGCGGTCGAAGACGAAGTCCAGCCAGGCGCCGAAGACCGACCCCTGGCCGGTGAGCCGGGCGACCTTGCCGTCCATGCAGTCGAGGATGAAGGACAGGTGGTAGACGACGGCGCCGGCGATGAGCCACCGCCAGTCGCCCAGCCAGAAGCAGACGGCGGAGCCGAGGCCCAGGGCGAAGGCACCCCAGGTGATCTGGTTCGGGGTGATCCTCGTACGCATCGCCGTCAGCCGCACGAGCGGCGTGGCGACCGGGTCGACGAGGAGCACGGTCCACCACGCGTCCCGTTTCTTCTGGGTGATGCGGCGCACCTCGTCGAGGGGCGGTATGTCTCGGCGCATGGCTGGTCAACTTCCTGGCGTTCGACGTGAGTTCATCTCACGCTAGAAAGCCCTTCACGCGAGGTTCAAGTAGCGCAGAGTGCAACCTTTGGCCGGGGGTAACGGTCGAACTCCATGGCCAAGTCAATGACTTCGCCACGAACCACCTGCGTTACCCGAGCGTTATGAAATGACCTGACCGTTACCCAAAACGCGCGATCACTTCACGCCTCCCGTGGAACCAGGCCGCCGGCCACGTGGCCGAGACGGCGAGCACCTCATGCGGGCAAATCACCTCATCCTACGCATACTGCCTTCCGGGTTGATTGGTGGTGCCATCAGAAACCCCTGACACGGAACTGCGGTTAAAGGCAGGCCGACTCCCTCGCTCTCGAACGGAGACTGCCCGTGTGCGGGTCCAGCCTGCCCATCCCAGCCGCCCGGCCCGTGATCGGCGAAGCCGAGATCGAAGCCGCCGTACGCGTCCTGCGTAGCGGCCATGTCACCCAGGGCCCGGAGGTGGCCGCCTTCGAGGAGGAGTTCTCCGAGCTGGTCGCCGACCGTAGCTGTGTAGCGGTCAACTCCGGCACCTCCGCGCTGCAGCTGAGCCTCATGGCGCTCGGCATCGGAGCGGGCGACGAGGTGGTGGTGCCCTCTTTCTCGTTCGCCGCCACCGCCAACGCGGTACGCCTGGTGGGCGCCGAACCCGTCTTCGCCGACATCACGCCCGGCACCTACTGCCTCGATCCGCTCGCCGCGGCGGCTGCGATCGGCCCGCGAACCGCGGCGCTGATGCCGGTGCATCTGTACGGACATCCCGCCGCCATGGACCACCTGATGCCGCTCGCCGCGCGCCATGGCCTCGCCGTCGTCGAGGACGCCTGCCAGGCGCACGGCGCCGCCCTGCACGGTCAGCCCGTCGGAACCTTTGGGCAGGCCGGATGCTTCAGCTTCTACCCGACGAAGAACATGCACGCGCTCGAAGGCGGCATGATCACCACCGCCGATCCCGAACTGGCCCGCATCCTCAGACTGCTCAGGAACCAGGGCATGGAACAGCGGTACGAGAACGAGATCGTCGGCGCCAACATGCGGATGACCGACGTCGCGGCGGCCGTCGGCCGTGCGCAGCTGAAGCAGTTGCCTGCGTGGACCGACCAGCGGCGGGCCAACGCCAAGGTGCTCGACTCCCTTATCGAGGGGCTGTCCGTGCCGCAGGTGGCCGATGGCGCCCGGCACGTCTACCACCAGTACACCGTCGCCGTCCCCGACGGCCGCAGGGACGCCGTGCAGCGGGAACTGGCGCGGCAGGGCATCGGCAGCGCGGTGTACTACCCGACGCCGATCCACCGTCTGAAGCCGTACCACGACCCGGCCGGCCCTCCCTTGCCCGAGACCGACCGCGCTGCCGCCGCGGTGCTCTCGTTGCCGGTCCACCCGACCCTCGGGCAGGGCGAGCTGGAGCGCGTCGCCCGGGCCGTGAGCGTCGCCGGAGGTGCCCGGTGAGCAAGCAGACCCTGCGCGCGGGACTTGTCGGTCTGGGTGCGATGGGACGCAACCACGCCCGGGTGCTGTCGTCGCTCGACGGCGTCGGACTCGTCGGCGTCATGGACCCGGCGGGAGACGCCACGGGCGCAGCACGTGGCGTCCCGGTCGTCGCCACCCTGCCTGAACTGCTCGCGCTCGGCCTCGACTACGCCGTGGTCGCCTGCCCCACCGCGCTGCACGAGGAGATCGGCCTCGCCCTGGCCGCGGACGGCGTGTGCGCGCTGATCGAGAAGCCGCTCGCCCACTCCGCGGCTGCGGCCCGACGACTGGTCGATGCCTTCGACAGGGCCGGTCTGATCGCCGGGGTCGGGCACATCGAGCGCTTCAACCCGGCGTTGCAGAGCCTGCGTTCGCGCCTGGAGGCGGGCGAGCTGGGTGAGATGTTCCAGGTGGTCACGCGGCGGCAGGGGCCTTTCCCGCAGCGCATCGCGGACGTGGGCGTCGTCAAGGACCTGGCGACCCACGACATCGATCTCACCAGCTGGGTGACGGGGTGTCACTACGCTTCCCTGGCGGCCCGCACGCTCTCCAAGAGCGGCCGCCCGCACGAGGACATGGTCGCGGTCGTCGGTGAACTCACCAACGGCACCATGGTCAGCCACCTCGTGAACTGGCTGAGCCCGCTCAAAGAGCGCTTCACGGCGGTGACCGGCGAGCACGGCTGCTTCATCGCGGACACCCTCACCGCGGACCTCACCTTCCATGCCAACGGCGCCGTCGCCACGGAGTGGGAAGCGCTGAGCACCTTCCGCGGAGCCGCCGAGGGCGACATGGTCCGGTACGCCATCCCCAAGCGTGAGCCGCTGTTCGTCGAGCACGAGCGGTTCCGCGACGCCGTGGAAGGCAAGGGCACGGACATCGTCACCCTCGAGCAGGGGCTGAGGACGGTCGAGGTCGCCGAGGCGGTCCTCGACTCGGCACGGCGGAAGACGGATCTGCCGCTGCAGAGCCCGCACTCGCGGAATCTGGCGGCGGTCACCCAGCGGTCGTGAGGTGCCCGGTCACGGCAGTCGGGTCGGCTCGGGCCTGCCCGGACTGCCGTGGCTTCGCACACCGGGCGACCTGAAGACCCACCACCGAAATGCGCCGTAATTCACCACCGCATTGACGATGGTCGACGTGGTCTTCGCCGCCACATAGGGCAGCCCCAGAGCTGTCAACCCGGTGACCGTCGCCACAGTTGCACTGTAATTCAGCCCGACGAGCACAAGATATTTGGCAAAGGCCGGTCCTGCCAGTGCGCCGCTGCGAAATACAAAGGACCTGTTGAGGCCGAAATTGACCGCCAGCACGGTCACGAACGCCAGCGAGGTGGCCGCGGCCAACGGCATACGAAGTCCGCCGTGCAGCAGGACCAGCGTCCCGACATCGATCAGGTAGCACAGCCCTCCCACAAGGAGGAACCTTGTCGTATCAGCCGAGGAAAAGCGGCAAACGGTGTCCCACAGTTTCCGTACGATTTCTGGTACCTTCCCCCGTGCTCCAGCCCATCGTCGCAGACGGGCTCCAGTTGAAGAACCGTGAGAGGTTTTTTCTCCGTGTATCGAAATATGAAAGTCGCGGTTGTGGTGCCGGCGTACAACGAGGAAAAGTTGATCGCCCGGACGATCAACACCACGCCCGATTTCGTCGACCATATCGTGGTGATCGACGACGCCAGCAGTGACTCGACGGCCGTCGAGGCGATCGACGCCGGCGACCCGCGGGTGGTTCTCATCCAGCACGAGAGAAACACCGGAGTCGGTGGAGCTGTCTGCGACGGGCACAAGGAGGCACTGCGGCTGGGGTGTGACGTCTCGGTGGTCATGGCGGGCGACGGGCAAATGGACCCGGCCTATCTTCCCGCCCTGCTGGCTCCGATCTGTGACGGGACCGCTCTCTTCACAAAGGCGAACCGCTTCTACTCGCGCGACTCCTACCGCGGCATGCCGAAACACCGGATTCTCGGCAACGTCATCCTCTCTTTCCTGACCAAGCTGGCATCCGGGTACTGGCACCTGTTCGACCCCCAGAACGGGTACACCGCGATCCACCGGGCGGCGCTGGAACGGTTGAACCTCGACCGCGTGGCCAAGGACTACTCATTCGAGAACGACCTGCTGATCAATCTGAACATCCTCCGGATCCCGGCCTGCGACGTCCCGATTCCCGCGGTCTACGGGGATGAGGTGTCAACCATGCGGATGCACAAGGTCATTCCGGCATTGATTGGCCAGCTGGCTCGCGGGTCCGGACGACGCGTCGTCCTGAAGTACGTCGTCTTCTCCTTCTCGCCGATCGCTCTTCTGCTCCTGGCGGGACTGTTCCTGATCGCCTTCGGCAGCGCGGCAAGCACGTGGGTACTGGTCCACACGCTCGGGCCTGCGAGCGCCAGCGCAGGAAGTGTCCTGCTGGCAACCCTGCCTATCCTCACCGGAATTCACTTTCTCGTCGGCGCCCTCATGCTCGATATCCAGGAGAGCCCGGACCGCCCAGCCGCCACCGCCGCCGGGATCGGAGGCTCCGGATGAAGTCCGCCGCAGCCGGACCCAAGGCGACGTTCTCGCATCAGACCTCCGTGAGAACGCCGTCGTTCTCGACGTGCAGGACGCCGGTGCCCGGGCATTCCCACATCCCGGTCGAGCCGGGGACCTCGCTGAGCCGCAGGCCCGCACGCCCCACCCAGCCGATGTGACGGGCCGGGACGCCGGCGACAAGGGCGAAGTCCGGCACGTCCCGTGTGACCACGGCACCGGCGGCCACCATCGCCCAGCGGCCGACGCGGACCGGAGCCACGCAGACCGATCGCGCGCCGAGCGACGCGCCCTCGGCGACCGTGACCCCCACGGGCTCCCAGTCGGCACCTCTCTTGGGCCGCCCTTCGGGGTCGACCGAGCGCGGGTTGTGGTCGTTGGTCAGCACGACCGCGGGACCGACGAAGACACCGTGGCCGAGCTCCGCCGGCTCGTAGACCAGGGCATGGTTCTGAATCTTGACCCCGTCGCCGATCCGGACTCCGGGGCCGACATAGGCGCCCCGCCCCACCACGCAGTTGTCGCCCAGCACGGCCGCCTCACGGATCTGGGCGAGCTCCCACACGGCGGTGCCGGGGCCCACCGCGGCCGACTCGTCGACCTGGGCCCCGGCTGCGATCCGAACCGGAGCGAGCGGCGCTTCACTGTTCTGCATCATGTGTTGTGGAACGACCCAAGGGGTGTGTGGGTTCGGGGACTTGGCCCGTTCTTCTTCTCCCCTACCAGCCTGCCGGCTCTTCGCCGCAAACAGGGCCGAGGGTGATGCAGGCGGTCCCAGCCTCTTCGCACACATGCAGGGTGAAACAGTGCTGGATGGCGCCATAGAAGTAGCCGGTAGCGGTCTCCCCTGCCTTCACCGTTTCCGTGACCCTGCCTGATTCAGGCCCCCCGGTCGTATCCACGTACCACACCGTGTAGGTCATCGGCCGGGCGCCGCCATTTGTGATGACGTACTGGAGGCCGGTTACGTCCTGGACTTCTCGTGCCGTGACGCAGACCTTCGTGCTGCCCAGATTTCCGCAGGTGCTGGTCGCCTGCCGTTTCCCTTTCGCGGTAGCCGGCGGTTCCTCTTGCCCGGACTCCGCACCAGCAGTCGAGGCGGGAAGGCCCAGCGCAATCACCGTGGCCGCGGCGCCGACCAGTACGGTGCGACGCGAGGTCTCCTTCATGTTCTCTCCTCTCCCCGTCGTCGGTACCTGATCTCGTAAGTCAGGACACTAGGCCACCGCTTTCGCGAAAACGTTCAGCAGGATCTTCTGGATCGCGGTGTCGAACGGAATGCTGCCGGTGAAGGACAGGGAGCCGACCGTGAACACCCAGCCCTTGGGGGAAACGGGCGGCACGTAGAGCATTTCGGCCCCGCCCGAACTATTGAGCCCTTCCGCGATCAGTACGGATCCGGGCACGGCGGCCTGTCGACGGTCGACCTCCCAGCCGCTGGCGGCGATGTCGTAGGAGACGCTGCCAATGGCGTCTCCCACGTTCAGACCGGTTCCCGCCGTAAAAGGATTGTTAGCGGTGTCGCGCACCTCGTACGGAGCGAAGGACATATACGTCGGTGGGAAGTGCGATACGCCCAGGATCTGCGATTCGGACTGTCCGGAATCTGCGAAAACATCTCGTGAGCCGTTGGGCCGTCGAAAAATGACCGCGTTACCGTCCGGCGTGTACTGCATCCGTTCGTAGATTCCGTTCCCGCCCAGGTAGATGATGCGGCCGCCGTTGTTCTGGAAGTCAGCAATGTTGTCACGCGCGGTTTGCGTGAAATACTCGGGATGGGTGGTCAGCACCAGCGCCTTGTAATTTCCGCCCTGCGCGGGTGTCCGCAGCCAGCCGGCACCCGTCGCATGCAGGTCGTTGTCCGCGTAGCAGTCGTACTGGATGCCCTGTGAGCTCATCCATCGAAACAGCAGCAGGTCACTGTAGAGGAGGTGGTCGATGATTCCGGTCGCGGTCACATAGGAGTTGTCCCACGAGGTTCCCATATTGGGGCGCTGCAGGGTGACGGTCCGCTGCGCACCGGATTGGCCGGTCGTATATTGATTGTGCCCGCCCCAGAAATTGTAGGCGTTATAAGTATTGGTCGGCACCAGGACGGCGATCTGTCGCTGTGGCGTTGAGGGCCGCACGACGAACATCACGTTGTGTTCTTTACCCTGAGGTGATTTCAATTGTGATGCGTATACGCCCGAAGGCCAGCTCGCCCCGGACCCCACAGATACCGAGAAGGACGGATTCCACCCGCACCCTGCGCTGTGATATCCGCTCTGCAGCAGCTGGAACTGCCCGGTTCGAGTAGCGGGCGGTGTGACGGTGACGGGGCCACCGGGGGCAGGAGCGAGGCGAACGGTGGACGACGTGTACGAAGGGAACGTCGTGGAGACGTGGATGCCGAGACTCGTGCCCTGCCGAGTGGACAGTGACGTCGGGTAGCCCTGCAACGCCGCGGAATTCTCGCGGGTGAAACCCGAGCCGACCACAGCGCCGGAACCGCTGGCCCATTGAACGCCGCTGGTATCGACGGTCTCGGAGTTGAGCAGGCGATACCACTGGAGTTGATTGTCGGGGCCCGGCGGGTTGGCGGTGCTCGTGTTGATCTTGTACACGGCACCGGAACCATTGGAGAAAAGCCCCCTCTCGAACGGCCCCAAAATTGTGGTGTCAACAGGCGCGCCACCGTTCGCCCAGTTGAACGTTCCAGTCGAGCTGAGATAGCGGAACCAGCTGAGCGCGCTGCCGTGCCGCGTTCCAAAAATAACGCCGTTCGGGTCGGCGAACAGTTGGGTGTAGGGCTGCCATTTCGAGCCGATCTTGGCACCCGAATTCGCCGCCCAGCTGAAGGAGCCGTTGGTGCCGGTATATTTGTACCAACGCAGGTCCCCGTTGCCGTCCTGCGCGTAGAGGACGTTCCCCCACCCGCCGATGACACGCGGGAAGTTCCACTGGGTACCGATACGACTGCCGCTTGCCGAGTGCCAGCTCCCGGCGCCGGTGCCGAGGTTGGACAGGATATATCGGTACCAAATAAGGTCCCCGTTGGGCAGGAACGCGAAGATCTGTCCATCGGCGGCGGCCAGGACGAAACGGAATTTCTGCCATCCGGTGCCGATGAGTCGAGGGGCGCCAGAATTTGCCCAGGAGGCGGGGGTGCCCGTCGTCCAATTGATATGCCGATACCAATACAGGTTTCCGTCGGCCTGAATCGCGTAGATGATTCCGTTTCCGCCGGGAACCAAGCTCAAGAACCGCTGTTGAGGGTCATAGGCCATGTCTTTCGATGCCCTTTCAGATAAACCGCCGTGGGCATGGTCGTGCGTTACTGGTCCACGTGCAAGAATCGACACGATCCAATCGGGCCGAGGCCCATAGGGCGGGGAACAGCGACAGGCAGAGCACGCCGATGAAGAGTGGCGCTGCCATGTAGCGGAAGCACGGCGCGGGATTAGCTGCGAGCACGGTGAGCTGCACGCCGAGGGTGACGCCCGCCAGGGCGAGCAGGGGACGGCAGCGGCGGACCCGGGCGAGCAGGGCGACGAGCGCGTAGGTGGCGTAGCACCAGGTGGCGCCACGCCAGAAGAGCCACTCGAGCTGGGGGACGCGGAAGGCGGAGCGGCCGAAGGTGGCCGCGTGGTTGAGGGTCTGG
The DNA window shown above is from Streptomyces sp. NBC_01445 and carries:
- a CDS encoding CDP-alcohol phosphatidyltransferase family protein; translated protein: MRRDIPPLDEVRRITQKKRDAWWTVLLVDPVATPLVRLTAMRTRITPNQITWGAFALGLGSAVCFWLGDWRWLIAGAVVYHLSFILDCMDGKVARLTGQGSVFGAWLDFVFDRIRVMVCGVALMAGQYERTDDELYIWLALAVVGLDTLRYINSLEIFKIRHSMRKQIKERVKEARRAENEAELAFMEDLLRDNPEADIEQDLQKARSAQGIAEAAPQPAPQVVDLHQEFRSRFPVYLRLRSFLLRHRIRTHLISGIEFQMGVFMIGPLIDQVLWATIVSGALLLVFELAIIYKLLLSTRDFTRTIDSFAERGRRTAAA
- a CDS encoding DegT/DnrJ/EryC1/StrS family aminotransferase; the encoded protein is MCGSSLPIPAARPVIGEAEIEAAVRVLRSGHVTQGPEVAAFEEEFSELVADRSCVAVNSGTSALQLSLMALGIGAGDEVVVPSFSFAATANAVRLVGAEPVFADITPGTYCLDPLAAAAAIGPRTAALMPVHLYGHPAAMDHLMPLAARHGLAVVEDACQAHGAALHGQPVGTFGQAGCFSFYPTKNMHALEGGMITTADPELARILRLLRNQGMEQRYENEIVGANMRMTDVAAAVGRAQLKQLPAWTDQRRANAKVLDSLIEGLSVPQVADGARHVYHQYTVAVPDGRRDAVQRELARQGIGSAVYYPTPIHRLKPYHDPAGPPLPETDRAAAAVLSLPVHPTLGQGELERVARAVSVAGGAR
- a CDS encoding Gfo/Idh/MocA family oxidoreductase; translation: MGRNHARVLSSLDGVGLVGVMDPAGDATGAARGVPVVATLPELLALGLDYAVVACPTALHEEIGLALAADGVCALIEKPLAHSAAAARRLVDAFDRAGLIAGVGHIERFNPALQSLRSRLEAGELGEMFQVVTRRQGPFPQRIADVGVVKDLATHDIDLTSWVTGCHYASLAARTLSKSGRPHEDMVAVVGELTNGTMVSHLVNWLSPLKERFTAVTGEHGCFIADTLTADLTFHANGAVATEWEALSTFRGAAEGDMVRYAIPKREPLFVEHERFRDAVEGKGTDIVTLEQGLRTVEVAEAVLDSARRKTDLPLQSPHSRNLAAVTQRS
- a CDS encoding GtrA family protein produces the protein MGGLCYLIDVGTLVLLHGGLRMPLAAATSLAFVTVLAVNFGLNRSFVFRSGALAGPAFAKYLVLVGLNYSATVATVTGLTALGLPYVAAKTTSTIVNAVVNYGAFRWWVFRSPGVRSHGSPGRPEPTRLP
- a CDS encoding glycosyltransferase family 2 protein — protein: MKVAVVVPAYNEEKLIARTINTTPDFVDHIVVIDDASSDSTAVEAIDAGDPRVVLIQHERNTGVGGAVCDGHKEALRLGCDVSVVMAGDGQMDPAYLPALLAPICDGTALFTKANRFYSRDSYRGMPKHRILGNVILSFLTKLASGYWHLFDPQNGYTAIHRAALERLNLDRVAKDYSFENDLLINLNILRIPACDVPIPAVYGDEVSTMRMHKVIPALIGQLARGSGRRVVLKYVVFSFSPIALLLLAGLFLIAFGSAASTWVLVHTLGPASASAGSVLLATLPILTGIHFLVGALMLDIQESPDRPAATAAGIGGSG
- a CDS encoding acyltransferase, with product MMQNSEAPLAPVRIAAGAQVDESAAVGPGTAVWELAQIREAAVLGDNCVVGRGAYVGPGVRIGDGVKIQNHALVYEPAELGHGVFVGPAVVLTNDHNPRSVDPEGRPKRGADWEPVGVTVAEGASLGARSVCVAPVRVGRWAMVAAGAVVTRDVPDFALVAGVPARHIGWVGRAGLRLSEVPGSTGMWECPGTGVLHVENDGVLTEV
- a CDS encoding N,N-dimethylformamidase beta subunit family domain-containing protein is translated as MSILARGPVTHDHAHGGLSERASKDMAYDPQQRFLSLVPGGNGIIYAIQADGNLYWYRHINWTTGTPASWANSGAPRLIGTGWQKFRFVLAAADGQIFAFLPNGDLIWYRYILSNLGTGAGSWHSASGSRIGTQWNFPRVIGGWGNVLYAQDGNGDLRWYKYTGTNGSFSWAANSGAKIGSKWQPYTQLFADPNGVIFGTRHGSALSWFRYLSSTGTFNWANGGAPVDTTILGPFERGLFSNGSGAVYKINTSTANPPGPDNQLQWYRLLNSETVDTSGVQWASGSGAVVGSGFTRENSAALQGYPTSLSTRQGTSLGIHVSTTFPSYTSSTVRLAPAPGGPVTVTPPATRTGQFQLLQSGYHSAGCGWNPSFSVSVGSGASWPSGVYASQLKSPQGKEHNVMFVVRPSTPQRQIAVLVPTNTYNAYNFWGGHNQYTTGQSGAQRTVTLQRPNMGTSWDNSYVTATGIIDHLLYSDLLLFRWMSSQGIQYDCYADNDLHATGAGWLRTPAQGGNYKALVLTTHPEYFTQTARDNIADFQNNGGRIIYLGGNGIYERMQYTPDGNAVIFRRPNGSRDVFADSGQSESQILGVSHFPPTYMSFAPYEVRDTANNPFTAGTGLNVGDAIGSVSYDIAASGWEVDRRQAAVPGSVLIAEGLNSSGGAEMLYVPPVSPKGWVFTVGSLSFTGSIPFDTAIQKILLNVFAKAVA